TTGAGCAATCGCGCCGCCCTTGTAACGTTTTGCTCAGACAACAGCGCATCCAGCGTGACCAACAAATTAAGATCCAGACGACGCAAGGTATTGTGCATGTAAATACCATATGTTTCGGAAATTCATTTCTATCATACCGGGCTCATCGTTACGGTGAGGACTTCATTCACTCGGAGCCCCTCATGAAGATACTGCTGATCTACGCCCACCCTGAACCTCGTTCGCTCAATGGCTCGCTCAGGGATTTCGCGATCGCTCACCTGAAAACCGCAGGTCACGAGGTCAAGGTCTCGGACCTGTACGACATGCGTTGGAAGGCGCCCATTGATCAGGATGACGCCCCAGGCTATGACGACGAAAAACCGTTCAACCCGGCGATAGAATCGCAGCGTGTATTTGCCGCCGGCACCCAACCGGCAGACGTCGAGGAGGAGCAAGCCAAACTGCTCTGGGCGGATGCCGTGATCTTTCAATTCCCACTGTGGTGGTTCTCGATGCCTGCGATCCTCAAGGGCTGGGTCGAACGCGTCTACGCCTACGGATTTGCCTACGGTGTCGGCGAACACAGCGAAAGCCACTGGGGCGATCGCTATGGCGAAGGCAGCATGGCAGGAAAGCGGGCGATGCTGGTGGTCACCCTGGGCGGATGGGAGTCTCATTACAGCGATCGAGGGGTAAACGGTGCCCTGGATGACCTGCTATTCCCCATCCAGCATGGGGTGCTTTTCTATCCTGGGTTCACTGTCATGCCGCCCTTCCCCATCTATAAAACCAGCAAAATGGACGCTGCTCGGTTCAAGCAGCTCTGCACGGCATATGCGGCTCGGCTGGACAACCTGTTCGATGATCAGCCCGTGCCATTTCGGCGCCAGAATGCCGGGGACTATGAGATTCCGGCATTGACACTCAAGCCGCATCTTGCACCCGGCCGTCACGATTTGGGCATCCACATCTGCGGGAGCATGACGTCTGAAGGCTAGGGAGTCCGGTGGCGCGATGATCTTTCGCTCTGGCGGGTTCGCACAGGGACCGCGTCCATACTCCCACCATTGACCTGAAGACGCTGGCCGATGCGCTTAAGCGCCCCCTCCTTACCCGACTTCAAAGACGCAGCAGGCGCTCGGCATTACCATGAGCGATGAGTGCTTTCTCGGCATCGCTAATGGGGAGCGCGTCGATAAAGGCTCGCGCGCCATCCAAGCTCTGGTAGGGATAGTCGATGGAGTGCAGGATGCGCTCAGAGCCCATCAACGAATGAATGAACTGAAAGTGTGGCAGCGTCAGCATGCCGCTGGGGGTGACATACACATGCTCGCGATAAGTCTGCACGATGGGCCGTTTCAGGCCGCAGGCCTCCTGTGGAATGGAATCTTCCAAACGCTGGAGGTAGAACGGCACCATTTCCCCCCAGTGCCCGCTGATGACCTGCAGATGTGGGTAACGGTCAAACACACCTGCAAGCAATAAACGCACGACGTGGATACCGGCTTCGTTGTGCCAACCCCAAGCAAACATCGACAGGCGAGCGGTTAGCTCGCGATCAAACCCCCCGTAGTACGGAGCCTGAACCGCCGGCAGCGGCAGGCCAGGATGGACGAACAGCGGCACCTGCATTTCATCGAGCGCTGCCAGGATCGGTGCATAGCGCGGATCGTCCAGAAACGTTTCGCCGGGACGGCCGTTGATGAGTGCGCCTTTGAGGCCTAGCGCCTTTACTGCCCGCTCCAACTCCCGTGCAGCTGCTTCCGGCGCCTGCCATGGGAGGGTTGCAAAGCCGGCGAAGCGTTCTGGATGGGCGTGGGCAGCCTCCGCCAGCCTGTCATTGGCGGCTCGATTCAGATCAATGGCTTCTTGTGCAGGCAACAGCTGGGGGAACCCTCCATAGGAAAGCACCTGCATGCCAATTCCCGCGGCGTCCATGTCCGCCAAACGTGCGGCGCCCATCTCCAGGGCCTTTCTTGCCGACTCGCTGGCCGCTATCACATGCGGGCGACTGGCATCCGTGACATTGCGACCGTCGGTTACGCGACTCCCCCAATCAGCAAGATAAGGAGCCTGCGCCAGTGCGCGCATTTGCGCAGCTTTGCCAATGGCAGGATCGAGTACATGCTCTTCGACGCAGATCAGTTTCATAATGACTTCCTTCGTTCCGAAAATTGATCGCCCTTCACGAGCGCGCTCTGTCGCCTTCAAAGCGTGCCCGTTGCCAACTTCGGCGAATGTTGTGAATGGCCAATCAAACCGATACAGTTCTAACCGTCGAAAGAGTGCTGACCAGATGGTAGCCCGGTCACCGTTCCACGGAACGGCAACTCCTCCCCCTTGGGGGTATCCGCGACACCTAGCCCGGCTTGCCGGTTGCGAAGGTGTGCCCGCGGACAACCTCACCAATCGTCGGCACACCTTCTCTATCAATACGGAAGGAAAGACGACGATGAAACTTACAGACAACACCATCCTCATTACTGGCGGCGCAACAGGCATCGGTTTGGCGCTTGCCAAGCGCTTTGCTAGCGAAGGCAATCAGGTCATCATCTGCGGGCGTAGCGAGACTGCCTTGCGGCAG
The sequence above is drawn from the Pseudomonas sp. St316 genome and encodes:
- a CDS encoding amidohydrolase family protein, which translates into the protein MKLICVEEHVLDPAIGKAAQMRALAQAPYLADWGSRVTDGRNVTDASRPHVIAASESARKALEMGAARLADMDAAGIGMQVLSYGGFPQLLPAQEAIDLNRAANDRLAEAAHAHPERFAGFATLPWQAPEAAARELERAVKALGLKGALINGRPGETFLDDPRYAPILAALDEMQVPLFVHPGLPLPAVQAPYYGGFDRELTARLSMFAWGWHNEAGIHVVRLLLAGVFDRYPHLQVISGHWGEMVPFYLQRLEDSIPQEACGLKRPIVQTYREHVYVTPSGMLTLPHFQFIHSLMGSERILHSIDYPYQSLDGARAFIDALPISDAEKALIAHGNAERLLRL
- a CDS encoding NAD(P)H-dependent oxidoreductase → MKILLIYAHPEPRSLNGSLRDFAIAHLKTAGHEVKVSDLYDMRWKAPIDQDDAPGYDDEKPFNPAIESQRVFAAGTQPADVEEEQAKLLWADAVIFQFPLWWFSMPAILKGWVERVYAYGFAYGVGEHSESHWGDRYGEGSMAGKRAMLVVTLGGWESHYSDRGVNGALDDLLFPIQHGVLFYPGFTVMPPFPIYKTSKMDAARFKQLCTAYAARLDNLFDDQPVPFRRQNAGDYEIPALTLKPHLAPGRHDLGIHICGSMTSEG